TACCAGGGTCTAGATGTTCATCAAGGGTGAATAATTTATAATTGAATCATTTGAATCTGAAATAAAGACAGAGTTAAGAGTATCTTTATACAGTTTCCTTAAAacaatcttcttttcttttccaaatttgacTCTGCTTTGTGGAATCACAGAATCAAACTAGTGTCTCAGAATTCCTTCTCTTAGGGCTCTCAGCTGACCCAGAACTACAGCCTCTCCTATTTGGGCTGTTTTTGTCCATGTACCTGGTCACCATTCTGGGGAACCTATTCATCATGCTGACCATCAGCtctgactcccacctccacacccccatgtacttcttcctcttcaaccTCTCCTTGGCTGACATTGGTTTCACCTCTACCACAGTCCCAAAGATGCTTATGGATATCCACACTCACAGAGGAGTCATCTCCTATACAGGCTGCCTGATTCAGTTGTCCTTTTATAGTCTTTTTGGATATTTGGACAGTCTGATTCTgactgtgatggcctatgacagGTTTGTGGCAATCTGTCACCCCCTCCACTATCCAGTTATCATGAACCCCCAGCTCTGTGGCCTGCTGGTTCTACTTTCTCTTATCATCAGCCTTTTGGACTCCCAGCTGCACTGCGTAATGGTGTTAAAACTAATGTTCTCTTCAGATGTGGAGATTCctcatttcttctgtgacccTTCTAAACTGCTCAAACTTGCCTGTTCTGACACTTCCTTCGGTAAagtattattctattttattgttGTCATCTTTGGTGGAGTTCCAGTTTCCCTGATCACTTTCTCTTATATTCAAATTGTTTCCTCCATTCTGAGAGTCCCAACTTCAGGTGTGAAGTATAAAGCTTTTACTACCTGTGGCTCTCACCTGTCAGCAGTTTGCTTATTTTATGGAACTGGCATTGGGCTGTGCCTGAGTTCAGTTTACTCCcattcacccaggaagagtgCAGCGGCCTCAGTGGTGTATATGCTGGTCACCCCTATGCTGAACCCCttcatctacagcctgaggaacaggGACATCAAGATAGCCCTGGAGAGGGTCCTCAAGAGAACATCATAATATCCATATTGTTCCTTCTTTTTAGGTTTGTGAataagaaagcacagaaaaccaAATATCTGGGAATTAAGTTATGCCTATTTGGTCACAGAATTTTTCATAGCtcttatgtttttattctttcttcatgtCTCATATCTGTTCATGGCTCCTTTGGCATGTGTTTTTGTGGCTACTGTTGGACTCTGGTGATTAGGATATGTTATTTATCTGTCAagattttatttcctcatttatagTCATATTTAGTTTAACTTATATCACTTTAGGATTTACAAATAATGTATGTACATGGTAAATTCCCTACAAATATAGATATCTTCATTGTGATCACCTACTCTAAGGATATTCCATTGAAGAAATTATTTGAACTTATACTACATTTTATCCTGTATATCTGACAAACTGTTATAAATTAATGGTTTTACAATTTGAACAAGAACAGTACAAAGCAGGGCCTGAGTGCCATTTTTTCTCTACTCAAAATCTATCATAGTGAGGAAAGAGAGCTATCCCATATCTTCTCTCAATATTATGAATTAATTATGCATTATCTCacaagaaaatatgaagaaaacttgCTATCCTTACATCTAGCATATTCCTTCCTAATTTCCACTATATATTCTAAACAAAACCTAAGAATTGTTGTGGGTAGAaatatttggtttgttttcttttattaatagTGATCTCTTAGTCATCATCTAATAATATTTGGAAGAATAATTCATATAGTATAATGAATTGCTCTTTCCTCAAGATTATGCATCATATGCGTGTAAATTgtgaaatcaaacaaaaaaaatccacaacTTTCTTTAATGTACATATTGGGTCAAATTAtctaccccagtttggacatgtttctGGTTTGGTCTGCATTCTGTTGGGCCTATCATAAATAAAATCCCTTCAATATGAAACTTCAGTTAAGGAATGGCCCTACTGAAACCAGTTGGGCTTCAATCCAGTTTATTAgtgtcctttaaaagcagaatgaaagtaAGATGGAGGTAATAGCCTGGGGAGCAAACTGAAGTCAGAACTcagtggaaaaaaagaataaggaaggaGAATCCATTGTTATGTGCAATGTCTTTTGATGGAAAAGCTAAGAAGATAAAATTTCCCATCCCACAAGAAAACTGACCCAGAAGAAAGCAAGTCTTCTGACtttctgagccaataaattcttattataAAGCCAACCAATTGTATTATATCTATTTTAGcatctggaaaaataaaacatggtatgAACCCAACTATCTTTGGTTTCCATATGCATCCTGTACACTAAGCTTTAGCAGGAACTCAAAATGTGATATCTTGTGCTCACTATAGTACAAGAATTCTAAAATTTCTCAATGTCTACACTCTCTGCCTTTAATCCATATAAGCACATCTGCCATTTGGACTTTTGTTCTCTAAAATGTTACTCTCCAACTAATATCTACACACACTAAATggcatcttttttttccatatcaaATCTAATCTGTTAcacatatttttcttctaatgAATAATTATCAAATCAATCTCAGAGTTCCTCTCTACAGAGATGTACTAACAACTAATAAAATGACATCAGTAAAAAACAGATTTTATTAAAGTCTTTAAGATTTTTGAACATGAAATTCTAAAGAAAATGGATtctaaataaaggaaataaaactttttagTTAAGTACAAATGAGAGCCTCTGGGGCTATTTGTTGAATTTGGGCATGGAATGGCTGCAGTGTTACCTCATGTGGATGGAGTGACTGCTGGTTTTTAGGAGTAACCAGGGTGGTTTTACTGCCAGCACAGAAAAAGCATCATGTACAAGTCTACAGTGGAGCAAATACAAAGGGAATCCTGCATGTTCCAGTTCCATTCCAGGTATTTTTTTACCTATGCCTGTTGGTGACATGGGTTGGGGATATTGTTGTAAAGTAGAGGGATGTCTCCAGGGTCTTGTTTATATTTTAGAGACTAATGTTCTGATAGCTGGTGAGGCCTGGGTGGTGGGCAGCATCTATGATTCTCCCAGTATCTTCTGCCTCCTACTGTTCATGCTCTTTCTTAAATCTGTCCCCTTGAATGTAGCAGGATCTATTGACTCATCTCCAATGGTTACAATATGTTTGAAGATATGAGATCTTAATTCTGAGGCTAGTctcaagaaaactaaaataatctgAATTTCATCCTGCTGGAATTCCATTGCTTTCTTCCTTGTATGCTCAGATGGAAGCCAACTGCTCTGTTGTGAGCTCCCCACCCTTGAGAGTCCAAGGTGGGAAAGAACCCAGCAAATCCTCTGCTCAATAGCCCAGGAGAAACAGAATCATGTTAAGACTCACATTAGCCTTCACTGATCTGGTTTTGATATGACTGTAACCCTTGATGGCAACTTGTTTGGAGCCTTGGAATGCtctgcaattttaaataaaatgtcaaattaCCAATAAGTATgcaaaattcaattttgttttctaataatTCACATATATCAGTAGGAAAGAATTAGTCATTCAAATTAGTAAAATTATAAATCTCAATGCATAAAACCACAAATGATATTAAAGGCATatagagaggaaaataaatagtTATCCTtaggaacaaaattttaaatgagaaaatgtaaaaagtaTCACATGGGTGGCATGAAAGTCCtaattcttcccaaattacttGAAAAATTCACTGCATCTTCAGATATGTGTCTGAAGTTTCTATTAATATTCCCACTACTTGGAAGTCAGATCTGGAGTAAATGCCAGCTTTTGCCTGAGAAGAACATGGGACAAGACCTGTTAGGACATTGACACTTCTCTTCCTCCAGTTCCATTAATATTAACAAGACCTCAGAGACAGAGAACATCTACCAATTTGGCTAAGTATCCTCTCTGTGAATTTAGTTTGTAGGCCATCTGACAATTCAAATTTGACCTGTGTTCTACACCATTAGAGATGGCTGATCCTAGGTAAGTGTACTCCATGTGTGTTCTCTAAACCCAGACCCATCCTCTGCCTCAGGAGGCTCATGCCTGAGTCTGTTTTCCTGCCAGTTTGAGATTAGAGCCTCAGTCTTTTCTCTCATCCAGCAGAGTAATGACATTGCACATGCTTTCATCAGTCATGGCCCTGCATGGTTGAGATGCAGCTAAGCAAATATCATGGGAGACATTAGATTTAGGTGTGATTGTTGGGAATATTGTTTTCTCATCATTAATAGAAGTGTAACCATTGAGATAGCCATGTAGAAGGGGCCCCAAATGCCATGTCTCACTCAGAGGCCCATGGAGGTTATTTTCTTGGTTCTAGTGGGGATTTCAGAAGTCCCACtcagaatttttatttcctccacCTCTGGTTCTAGTTTCAATAGGCACTGTAACCACATAGCAGGAAATGCATCCTTTTCAATTGGCCCATTTTCACTACAAAATGAACACAAAGGCAGTGATGAAAAGAAGGGGATGAAAGTAACCATAACACCATGACCCATGTGGAGCATATCCTAGCTCCAGGCTCTGAGCTATGTGATCTATGTAACTTTTTTCAATTTTCCTGGATTATCACCCCTGGAAATGAGGAATACACTTTATGTTTATTTCACAGAAGGGGAAAGCAAGCAACCTTTAAACAAAATTCTATAAGGTCCTAAAGTAAAAATGGGTGAAGCCAGGTTTGACTGTGGAGAGTGAATCTCTAGACACAAGGGATTTGTTCAATCCAAcctccatttctctttcctgATCACTCCGGGCATAGAGCTTGGATGGGAAAGACTATCACTCATTTCTGATGCTCCAGAGCATATACAGTGCTTGAAACAGTGTAGGCAATGAATCAATAAATCTGTTGAATAGTGGCTATCCTTCCTTACTTTGAAGGAACAAAGGCAAACCAATATGGCTTCTATACAATCTGTTTAAGCCCTTCCAAGGATGCCTCATAGGACTATATTAAAAATGGGGCTGTGGGTATACATGGCATTAATTATTcatataactttgtttttctctttattatgacCTCTAAATTTATATTATCATTGGGTGAgtttaataaaaagtaaaacagagaaaggaaagggagcaCAAGCAAAGGAAAGTGAGTCTAGTCTTGTGGACTGAGAAACAGTTTAGGATTTAAATTCACCTCCAATGATTACAGTGTGGCAAATGAAATGGCATGTGACTTCTGTAAGTACAGttctaaaataattcaaattccaTATTTGGGCATTTTGGCATCCTGATTGTATGCTCAGATGAAAGCCAACTGCCATGTTGTGTGTTACCCCACCAAAAATCCATGTGGTGAAGTATTCAGGAAATCCTCTGGCCAATAACCCACAAGAAACTGAATCATGCTAGCAGTTTTCATATAACGCCCTAATATAACACCTTGTTTTAATAttgtatatttattacaattcaggaaagaacatttttaaacttgTACTGTTAACCCCTGTTCaccatccacaacagggttcactgttactGAGTCACATATTTTaacttctaactttcattctcaTAGTACACGCGATGCAACACATTCCCCTTCAACTACATTCACATAcaattcactttattttattattttttttaatcatcattttattgagatatattcacataccacgcagtcatacaaaacaaattgtactttcgattgtttacagtaccattacatagttgtacattcatcacctaaatcaatccctgacaccttcattagcacacacacaaaaataacaagaataataattagagtgaaaaagagcaattgaagtaaaaaagaacactgggtacctttgtctgtttgtttccttcccctacttttctacacatccatccataaactagacaaagtggagtttggtccttatggcattcccaaccccactgtcacccctcataagctacatttttatacaactgtcttcgagattcatgggttctgggttgtagtttaatagtttcaggtatccaccacctgctaccccaattctttagaacctaaaaaaggttgtctaaagtgtgcgtaagagtgcccaccagagtgatctctcggctcgttttggaatctctctgccactgaagcttatttcatttcctttcacatcccccttttggtcaagaagatgttctccatcccacgatgccgggtctacattcctccccgggagtcatattccacgttgccagggagattcacttccctgggtgtctgatcccacgtaggggggagggcagtgatttcacctttcaagttggcttagccagagagagagggccacatctgagcaacaaagaggcattcaggaggagactcttaggcacaaatacagggaggcctagcctctcctttgcagcaaccgtcttcccaagggtaaaacttatggtagagggctcaacccatcaaaccaccagtcccctatgtctgtggtcatgttagcaaccatggaggtgggataggcgaatacccctgcattctccacaggctcctcaagggggcactgcaacttttttttttttttccttgtttgtcttttttcttttttttttttttttaactttccgttcttttttaaatcaactgtatgaaaaaaaaagttaaaaagaaaacaaacatacaataaaagaacatttcaaagagaccataacaagggagtaagaaaaagacaactaacctaagataactgcttaacttccaacatgttcctactttaccccaagaaagttacataatatagcaacatttcagtgaacttgttcctactacatccatcagaaattaacagaccatagtcatttctgggcatccccagaacgttaaatagcttatctgttcttcttggattattgttcccccttccttaattgctctctactgctagttcccctacattctacattataaaccatttgttttacatttttcaaagttcacattagtggtagcatataatatttctctttttgtgcctggcttatttcgctcagcattatgtcttcaaggttcatccatgttgtcatatgtttcaccagatcgttccttcttactgccgcgtagtattccatcgtgtgtatataccacattttatttatccactcatctgttgaaggacatttgggttgtttccatctcttggcaattgtgaataatgctgctatgaacattggcgtgcagatatctgttcgtgtcactgatttccgatcttccgggtatataccgagaagtgcaatcgctggatcgaatggtagctctatatctagttttctaaggaactgccagactgacttccagagtggctgaaccattatacagtcccaccaacaatgaataagagttccaatttctccacatcccctccagcatttgtagtttcctgtttgtttaatggcagccattctaaccggtgttagatggtatctcattgcgctcttaatttgcatctctctaatagctagtgaagctgaacattttttcatgtgtttcttggccatttgtatttcctcttcagagaactgtcttttcatatcttttgcccattttataattgggctgtctgtactattgtcattgagttgtaggatttctttgtatatgcaagatatcagtcttttgtcagatacatggtttccaaaaattttttcccattgagttggctgcctctttacctttttgagaaattcctttgaggtacagaaacttctaagcttgaggagttcccatttatctattttgtcttttgttgcttgtgctttgggtgtaaagtctaggaag
Above is a window of Choloepus didactylus isolate mChoDid1 chromosome 25, mChoDid1.pri, whole genome shotgun sequence DNA encoding:
- the LOC119520494 gene encoding olfactory receptor 18-like; protein product: MYLVTILGNLFIMLTISSDSHLHTPMYFFLFNLSLADIGFTSTTVPKMLMDIHTHRGVISYTGCLIQLSFYSLFGYLDSLILTVMAYDRFVAICHPLHYPVIMNPQLCGLLVLLSLIISLLDSQLHCVMVLKLMFSSDVEIPHFFCDPSKLLKLACSDTSFGKVLFYFIVVIFGGVPVSLITFSYIQIVSSILRVPTSGVKYKAFTTCGSHLSAVCLFYGTGIGLCLSSVYSHSPRKSAAASVVYMLVTPMLNPFIYSLRNRDIKIALERVLKRTS